In a genomic window of Shouchella clausii:
- the groL gene encoding chaperonin GroEL (60 kDa chaperone family; promotes refolding of misfolded polypeptides especially under stressful conditions; forms two stacked rings of heptamers to form a barrel-shaped 14mer; ends can be capped by GroES; misfolded proteins enter the barrel where they are refolded when GroES binds) has translation MAKDIQFSEEARRSMLKGVDTLANAVKVTLGPKGRNVVLEKKFGSPLITNDGVTIAKEIELEDAFENMGAKLVAEVASKTNDIAGDGTTTATVLAQAMIREGLKNVTSGANPMGIRKGIEKATAAAVKELKAISKPIEGRESIAQVAAISSADEEVGQIIAEAMERVGNDGVITIEESKGFSTELEVVEGMQFDRGYASPYMVSDSDKMEAVLDNPYVLITDKKITNIQEVLPVLEQVVQQSRPVLIIAEDVEGEALATLVLNKLRGTFNAVAVKAPGFGDRRKAMLEDIAILTGGQVITEDLGLDLKSATIESLGRAAKVVVTKENTTIVEGAGDPEQISGRVNQLKAQVEETTSEFDKEKLQERLAKLAGGVAVLKVGAATETEMKERKLRIEDALNSTRAAVEEGIVAGGGTALVNVIKAVKAVDATGDEATGVNIVLRALEEPVRQIAHNAGLEGSIIVEKLKAEEVGVGYNAATGEYVNMVETGILDPVKVTRSALQNAASVSAMFLTTEAVIADKPEENAGGGADMGGMGGMGGGMPGMM, from the coding sequence ATGGCTAAAGATATTCAATTTAGTGAAGAAGCGCGCCGTTCCATGCTTAAAGGCGTAGATACTCTTGCAAATGCAGTAAAAGTAACGCTTGGGCCTAAAGGGCGCAACGTTGTTCTAGAAAAGAAATTCGGTTCACCACTCATCACAAATGACGGTGTGACGATTGCAAAAGAAATCGAACTTGAAGATGCTTTTGAAAATATGGGTGCTAAGCTGGTTGCTGAAGTAGCAAGCAAAACGAACGATATTGCTGGTGACGGAACAACGACTGCGACAGTCCTTGCACAAGCAATGATTCGCGAAGGCTTGAAAAACGTTACTTCCGGTGCAAACCCAATGGGCATCCGCAAAGGAATTGAAAAAGCAACGGCTGCTGCAGTTAAAGAGCTTAAAGCAATTTCAAAACCAATTGAAGGCAGAGAGTCCATTGCTCAAGTTGCGGCGATTTCTTCTGCTGATGAAGAAGTAGGGCAAATCATCGCGGAAGCAATGGAACGTGTCGGCAACGATGGCGTTATTACAATTGAAGAATCAAAAGGATTCTCAACAGAACTTGAAGTAGTAGAAGGTATGCAATTTGACCGTGGCTATGCTTCTCCTTACATGGTGTCTGACTCAGACAAAATGGAGGCAGTCCTCGACAATCCATACGTTCTTATTACAGACAAGAAAATCACAAATATCCAAGAAGTGCTTCCTGTACTTGAACAAGTGGTACAGCAAAGCCGTCCAGTTTTAATTATTGCTGAGGATGTTGAAGGGGAAGCGCTTGCGACACTTGTATTGAACAAGCTTCGCGGTACATTTAATGCTGTAGCTGTAAAAGCTCCAGGATTTGGCGACCGTCGCAAAGCGATGCTTGAAGACATTGCCATCCTTACTGGTGGCCAAGTGATCACTGAAGACCTTGGGCTTGATTTGAAATCTGCCACAATCGAATCGCTTGGACGCGCAGCAAAAGTCGTTGTAACAAAAGAAAACACAACGATTGTTGAAGGTGCTGGCGACCCAGAACAAATTTCTGGCCGCGTCAACCAATTGAAAGCGCAAGTAGAAGAAACGACTTCTGAATTTGATAAAGAAAAACTACAAGAGCGTCTTGCTAAACTTGCTGGCGGCGTCGCTGTTCTTAAAGTAGGCGCAGCTACTGAAACAGAAATGAAAGAACGCAAGCTTCGCATTGAAGACGCCCTAAACTCTACACGTGCTGCTGTAGAAGAAGGCATCGTTGCTGGTGGCGGTACAGCACTTGTCAACGTGATCAAAGCAGTTAAAGCAGTTGACGCTACAGGTGACGAAGCAACAGGCGTAAACATTGTGCTCCGCGCTCTTGAAGAGCCAGTTCGCCAAATTGCCCACAATGCTGGTCTTGAAGGCTCTATCATTGTAGAGAAGCTTAAAGCTGAAGAGGTTGGCGTTGGCTACAATGCGGCTACAGGCGAATATGTGAACATGGTTGAAACGGGCATTCTTGACCCAGTAAAAGTAACGCGTTCTGCTCTACAAAACGCAGCAAGTGTTTCCGCAATGTTCCTAACCACTGAAGCTGTTATCGCTGATAAGCCAGAAGAAAACGCTGGCGGCGGCGCTGACATGGGCGGCATGGGAGGAATGGGCGGCGGAATGCCAGGAATGATGTAA
- the groES gene encoding co-chaperone GroES, which yields MLKPLGDRIIIEQIQSEEKTASGIVLPDSAKEKPQEGKVVAVGTGRVTDNGEKVALEVKEGDSIIFSKYAGTEVKYEGTEYLILRESDVLAIIG from the coding sequence TTGTTAAAACCATTAGGAGATCGCATCATCATTGAGCAAATCCAATCTGAGGAAAAAACTGCAAGTGGGATTGTTTTGCCTGATTCTGCAAAAGAAAAGCCGCAAGAAGGCAAGGTTGTTGCTGTCGGCACTGGTCGCGTAACAGACAACGGCGAAAAAGTGGCACTTGAAGTAAAAGAAGGCGATTCAATCATCTTCTCTAAATATGCAGGTACAGAAGTGAAGTATGAAGGCACAGAATACCTCATTCTTCGCGAGAGCGATGTACTAGCGATTATTGGCTAA
- a CDS encoding CPBP family intramembrane glutamic endopeptidase — protein sequence MTKRYLLVVFAYIVMQTGLAIFVSWLLMRYFAISGALNIGLSSIITFTIGLIAILLILRKDEDRGGGLPGKKATVPETIAWSLIGIFLVFATQTVAGLIEQQLLGIDQGSENTAQLVQVAQDFLPFILVVAILGPIIEELVFRKAIFGWIYVRTNFFVAALISSIIFAVIHFDFQHILIYAAMGFSFAFLYVKTKRIIVPIISHMAINSFVVIVQVVFAEQLTEIMEQYEQQSSFIQLFF from the coding sequence GTGACAAAACGTTATTTACTCGTCGTGTTTGCTTATATCGTCATGCAGACTGGTCTGGCTATTTTTGTAAGCTGGCTGCTGATGCGTTATTTTGCCATTTCCGGCGCCTTGAACATCGGCTTGTCATCCATTATTACATTTACGATTGGTTTAATCGCCATCCTCCTTATTTTACGCAAAGACGAAGACAGAGGCGGGGGCCTTCCTGGAAAGAAAGCGACTGTTCCAGAAACAATTGCGTGGTCGCTTATCGGTATCTTCCTTGTATTTGCGACACAAACCGTTGCCGGCTTGATTGAGCAACAGCTTCTTGGGATTGACCAAGGGTCTGAAAATACTGCGCAACTGGTTCAAGTCGCACAAGATTTTTTGCCTTTTATTCTTGTTGTGGCGATTCTTGGCCCGATTATTGAGGAACTCGTTTTTCGAAAAGCCATTTTTGGCTGGATTTATGTCCGCACCAATTTTTTTGTTGCGGCGCTCATAAGCTCGATTATTTTTGCTGTCATCCACTTTGATTTTCAACATATTTTGATATATGCTGCTATGGGTTTTTCGTTTGCCTTCTTATACGTAAAAACGAAACGGATTATTGTACCTATTATCTCCCATATGGCGATCAACAGTTTTGTCGTCATTGTCCAAGTCGTGTTTGCTGAGCAACTAACGGAGATTATGGAGCAATACGAGCAGCAGTCATCCTTTATCCAGTTATTCTTTTAG
- a CDS encoding iron-containing alcohol dehydrogenase family protein, giving the protein MESLVVRGAPHEYVLEEGILSSLEARLKVRGFHHILVVHGDASWKAAERFWPEFTAVEATYWQYNGICSQNQMNQLAAVVQSGKYDAIVGVGGGKLLDLVKGGAYQTKRPYVLVPTLASNCAPWTPLAAVYTDEGTYTHYDVYPENASLLLLEPRLLLTAPKELFVAGIGDTLAKWYEADVQLGSMDEKSPALEVAYYTAKLCRDILLDKSDEALHAFDIGEVSTAFCKVAETIIKLGGMVGGFGDQYGRIAGAHSIHNGLTVLAETHDILHGDKVAYGILVQLALEEKWHEIEALRPFYEKVGLPYSLTQLGISLQADLRSVAEKATVAEESIHVMPFPVSAGAVLTAIKKLEEKNEGLQAGM; this is encoded by the coding sequence ATGGAGTCACTTGTTGTTCGCGGAGCGCCACATGAATATGTATTGGAAGAAGGGATACTGTCTTCCTTAGAAGCCAGATTAAAAGTGAGAGGATTTCACCATATTTTAGTGGTCCATGGCGATGCCTCTTGGAAAGCGGCAGAACGATTTTGGCCGGAATTTACAGCTGTTGAGGCAACTTACTGGCAATACAACGGAATTTGTTCGCAAAATCAAATGAATCAACTGGCAGCCGTTGTGCAAAGCGGCAAGTACGATGCGATTGTCGGCGTGGGTGGCGGCAAACTCCTTGACCTAGTCAAAGGAGGGGCTTACCAAACGAAACGGCCTTATGTGCTCGTGCCGACGCTAGCCTCAAATTGTGCCCCTTGGACACCCCTTGCGGCCGTTTATACAGATGAGGGGACTTATACACACTACGATGTCTATCCAGAAAATGCGTCGTTGTTGTTACTGGAACCGCGCTTGCTTTTGACTGCGCCAAAAGAGCTGTTTGTCGCTGGCATAGGCGATACGCTTGCAAAATGGTACGAAGCGGATGTCCAGCTTGGTTCGATGGATGAAAAGTCCCCAGCATTAGAGGTGGCTTATTATACGGCTAAACTATGTCGAGACATTTTGTTAGATAAAAGCGATGAGGCTTTGCACGCTTTTGACATAGGCGAAGTGAGCACTGCTTTTTGTAAAGTTGCAGAAACGATTATTAAGCTAGGTGGCATGGTTGGGGGATTTGGGGACCAATATGGACGGATTGCAGGAGCCCATTCGATCCATAACGGCTTGACGGTTTTAGCGGAAACACATGATATTCTCCACGGCGACAAAGTGGCATACGGGATTCTCGTCCAATTGGCGTTAGAAGAGAAATGGCACGAAATCGAAGCATTGCGGCCATTTTATGAAAAAGTTGGCCTTCCATATTCTCTAACTCAGTTAGGCATTTCGCTCCAAGCTGATTTGCGTTCAGTTGCCGAAAAAGCGACAGTCGCAGAAGAATCCATTCATGTAATGCCGTTTCCGGTATCAGCGGGTGCTGTACTCACTGCCATCAAAAAATTGGAAGAAAAAAACGAAGGGCTGCAAGCAGGAATGTAA